A stretch of the Denticeps clupeoides chromosome 6, fDenClu1.1, whole genome shotgun sequence genome encodes the following:
- the sesn3 gene encoding sestrin-3 isoform X2: MGLHPHYLQSFLRSQVYLLRRDGPLPLHYRHYIAIMAAARHQCWFLVSLHIQEFYRLGVCSDWLHGLKHANQKLRNLNDLNKILAHRPWLITKEHIENLVKTGEHSWSLAELVHAVVLLAHFHALASFVFGSGINPETPTPTSTYCSCEINGNNQPEQDVLLSSSPESELECLMERMKRLQEEKEEEEATEEEMFTRFEKEKEESLLVGSGVFNDKVTLSSRVSRFVEDDSFGYQDFARQGEDNPPTFRAQDYSWEDHGFSLVNRLYSDIGLLLDEKFRTVCDLTYYNMASHEGVDTSMLRRALFNYVHCMYGIRYDDYDYGEVNQLLERSLKVYIKTVTCYPERTTRRMYDSYWHQFRHSEKVHVNLLLMEARMQAELLYTLRAITQYMT, encoded by the exons ATGGGACTACACCCACATTACCTACAGTCCTTCCTGCGGAGCCAAGTTTACCTGCTGAGAAGAGATGGGCCTTTACCACTGCATTATAGACACTACATTGCTATCATG GCGGCAGCGAGACATCAGTGCTGGTTCCTGGTGTCTCTTCACATTCAGGAGTTTTATCGGCTAGGTGTCTGCTCAGACTGGCTTCATGGGCTGAAACATGCAAACCAGAAACTTAGGAATCTCAATGATCTCAACAAAATACTTGCACACAGACCATGGCTCATTACCAAAGAACATATAGAG AACTTGGTGAAGACAGGAGAACACAGCTGGTCGCTGGCAGAACTCGTCCATGCTGTGGTTCTGCTGGCGCATTTTCACGCCCTGGCAAGTTTTGTGTTTGGCAGTGGAATTAACCCAGAAACTCCAACTCCCACCAGCACCTATTGTAGCTGTGAGATTAATGGCAACAACCAACCTGAGCAAGACGTCCTGCTGAGTTCAAGTCCTGAG AGTGAACTGGAGTGTTTGATGGAGAGAATGAAGAGACTTCaggaagagaaagaggaagaagaggcaACCGAGGAAGAAATGTTCACACGAtttgagaaggagaaggaggaaagCCTTCTAGTTGGCTCTGGAG TTTTTAATGATAAGGTCACATTATCATCAAGAGTGTCACGTTTTGTTGAGGACGATTCCTTTGGCTATCAAGACTTTGCCAGGCAAGGAGAGGACAACCCACCAACATTTCGAGCACAG GACTATTCGTGGGAGGATCACGGCTTCTCTCTGGTGAATAGACTTTATTCCGACATCGGCCTCCTGCTGGACGAGAAATTCCGTACGGTGTGCGATTTGACCTATTACAACATGGCTAGCCATGAGGGTGTGGACACCAGCATGCTGCGAAGAGCCCTTTTCAACTATGTCCACTGCATGTACGGTATCAG gtacgatgattatgattatggggAGGTGAATCAGCTGCTGGAACGCAGCCTGAAGGTATACATCAAGACAGTGACATGCTACCCAGAGAGGACAACCCGTCGTATGTACGACAGCTACTGGCACCAGTTCCGGCATTCCGAGAAG GTTCATGTAAATCTTCTGCTGATGGAAGCCCGAATGCAGGCCGAGCTGCTTTACACTCTGCGTGCCATAACACAATACATGACCTGA
- the sesn3 gene encoding sestrin-3 isoform X1, with amino-acid sequence MSVSADGLASSCSCRVCSVCQKTLCDKEADICIPGHYTPGPSSFIPEHEIIEAWSVEPWPVDPHTELLLAEFCSPSGRLDHLTQVMGLHPHYLQSFLRSQVYLLRRDGPLPLHYRHYIAIMAAARHQCWFLVSLHIQEFYRLGVCSDWLHGLKHANQKLRNLNDLNKILAHRPWLITKEHIENLVKTGEHSWSLAELVHAVVLLAHFHALASFVFGSGINPETPTPTSTYCSCEINGNNQPEQDVLLSSSPESELECLMERMKRLQEEKEEEEATEEEMFTRFEKEKEESLLVGSGVFNDKVTLSSRVSRFVEDDSFGYQDFARQGEDNPPTFRAQDYSWEDHGFSLVNRLYSDIGLLLDEKFRTVCDLTYYNMASHEGVDTSMLRRALFNYVHCMYGIRYDDYDYGEVNQLLERSLKVYIKTVTCYPERTTRRMYDSYWHQFRHSEKVHVNLLLMEARMQAELLYTLRAITQYMT; translated from the exons GAGGCAGACATTTGTATACCTGGACACTATACCCCGGGTCCCAGTTCCTTCATACCAGAGCATGAG ATCATAGAAGCCTGGTCAGTGGAGCCGTGGCCGGTCGACCCCCACACTGAGCTGCTCTTGGCCGAGTTCTGCTCCCCCTCTGGACGGTTGGATCACTTGACTCAAGTGATGGGACTACACCCACATTACCTACAGTCCTTCCTGCGGAGCCAAGTTTACCTGCTGAGAAGAGATGGGCCTTTACCACTGCATTATAGACACTACATTGCTATCATG GCGGCAGCGAGACATCAGTGCTGGTTCCTGGTGTCTCTTCACATTCAGGAGTTTTATCGGCTAGGTGTCTGCTCAGACTGGCTTCATGGGCTGAAACATGCAAACCAGAAACTTAGGAATCTCAATGATCTCAACAAAATACTTGCACACAGACCATGGCTCATTACCAAAGAACATATAGAG AACTTGGTGAAGACAGGAGAACACAGCTGGTCGCTGGCAGAACTCGTCCATGCTGTGGTTCTGCTGGCGCATTTTCACGCCCTGGCAAGTTTTGTGTTTGGCAGTGGAATTAACCCAGAAACTCCAACTCCCACCAGCACCTATTGTAGCTGTGAGATTAATGGCAACAACCAACCTGAGCAAGACGTCCTGCTGAGTTCAAGTCCTGAG AGTGAACTGGAGTGTTTGATGGAGAGAATGAAGAGACTTCaggaagagaaagaggaagaagaggcaACCGAGGAAGAAATGTTCACACGAtttgagaaggagaaggaggaaagCCTTCTAGTTGGCTCTGGAG TTTTTAATGATAAGGTCACATTATCATCAAGAGTGTCACGTTTTGTTGAGGACGATTCCTTTGGCTATCAAGACTTTGCCAGGCAAGGAGAGGACAACCCACCAACATTTCGAGCACAG GACTATTCGTGGGAGGATCACGGCTTCTCTCTGGTGAATAGACTTTATTCCGACATCGGCCTCCTGCTGGACGAGAAATTCCGTACGGTGTGCGATTTGACCTATTACAACATGGCTAGCCATGAGGGTGTGGACACCAGCATGCTGCGAAGAGCCCTTTTCAACTATGTCCACTGCATGTACGGTATCAG gtacgatgattatgattatggggAGGTGAATCAGCTGCTGGAACGCAGCCTGAAGGTATACATCAAGACAGTGACATGCTACCCAGAGAGGACAACCCGTCGTATGTACGACAGCTACTGGCACCAGTTCCGGCATTCCGAGAAG GTTCATGTAAATCTTCTGCTGATGGAAGCCCGAATGCAGGCCGAGCTGCTTTACACTCTGCGTGCCATAACACAATACATGACCTGA